One window of the Doryrhamphus excisus isolate RoL2022-K1 chromosome 10, RoL_Dexc_1.0, whole genome shotgun sequence genome contains the following:
- the LOC131137009 gene encoding zinc finger protein 740-like isoform X2, translated as MALMQANNIPGQKKMMSHMGHGHRSSSESHHTQSHHSHNHHGHQGHHAHHLSAGSCPPLLIQKDGDYHTSRILDGKNIQHKKKHKKSGSVKVKEEVRPLLQQLDMDNDDDSALKVQKNFICDHCYGAFRSSYHLKRHILTHTGEKPYACDSCEMRFIQRYHLDRHKRVHSGEKPYQCDRCNQTFSRTDRLLRHRRLCTAGGISKDDCCESRTSVYSQDTSGHTASWSPLQPSNNRLTV; from the exons ATGGCCCTGATGCAAGCCAACAACATTCCGGGTCAGAAGAAGATGATGTCACACATGGGTCATGGTCACAGGTCCAGTTCCGAGAGCCACCACACCCAGTCACACCATAGCCACAACCACCATGGGCACCAAGGTCACCATGCACACCATTTGTCCGCGGGAAGCTGTCCACCACTG CTGATCCAAAAGGATGGGGATTACCACACGTCAAGAATATTGGATGGAAagaatatacaacataagaaaaaacacaaaaaatcaggGTCTGTTAAAGTCAAGGAGGAAGTGCGG CCCTTATTGCAGCAGCTCGACATGGACAACGACGACGACAGTGCATTGAAAGTTCAGAAGAACTTCATCTGTGACCACTGCTACGGAGCTTTCCGAAGCAGCTACCACCTCAAGCGACACATACTTACACACACag GGGAAAAGCCGTACGCTTGCGACAGCTGCGAAATGCGCTTCATTCAGCGTTACCACCTGGACCGACACAAGAGGGTGCACAGTGGCGAGAAGCCGTACCAGTGCGATCGTTGCAATCAG ACCTTCTCACGGACAGACCGGCTGCTGAGGCACCGGCGGCTCTGCACGGCCGGCGGGATCAGCAAGGATGATTGTTGTGAAAGTCGCACGTCCGTGTACTCGCAGGACACATCTGGCCACACAGCCTCATGGAGCCCCCTACAGCCTTCCAACAACCGCCTGACAGTCTGA
- the LOC131137009 gene encoding zinc finger protein 281-like isoform X1 encodes MTHQSNNSVRDHMKWAGLLGCEAVLSSMALMQANNIPGQKKMMSHMGHGHRSSSESHHTQSHHSHNHHGHQGHHAHHLSAGSCPPLLIQKDGDYHTSRILDGKNIQHKKKHKKSGSVKVKEEVRPLLQQLDMDNDDDSALKVQKNFICDHCYGAFRSSYHLKRHILTHTGEKPYACDSCEMRFIQRYHLDRHKRVHSGEKPYQCDRCNQTFSRTDRLLRHRRLCTAGGISKDDCCESRTSVYSQDTSGHTASWSPLQPSNNRLTV; translated from the exons ATGACACACCAATCAAACAACTCTGTCCGAGACCATATGAAATGG GCTGGGTTGCTGGGCTGTGAGGCGGTGCTGTCCAGCATGGCCCTGATGCAAGCCAACAACATTCCGGGTCAGAAGAAGATGATGTCACACATGGGTCATGGTCACAGGTCCAGTTCCGAGAGCCACCACACCCAGTCACACCATAGCCACAACCACCATGGGCACCAAGGTCACCATGCACACCATTTGTCCGCGGGAAGCTGTCCACCACTG CTGATCCAAAAGGATGGGGATTACCACACGTCAAGAATATTGGATGGAAagaatatacaacataagaaaaaacacaaaaaatcaggGTCTGTTAAAGTCAAGGAGGAAGTGCGG CCCTTATTGCAGCAGCTCGACATGGACAACGACGACGACAGTGCATTGAAAGTTCAGAAGAACTTCATCTGTGACCACTGCTACGGAGCTTTCCGAAGCAGCTACCACCTCAAGCGACACATACTTACACACACag GGGAAAAGCCGTACGCTTGCGACAGCTGCGAAATGCGCTTCATTCAGCGTTACCACCTGGACCGACACAAGAGGGTGCACAGTGGCGAGAAGCCGTACCAGTGCGATCGTTGCAATCAG ACCTTCTCACGGACAGACCGGCTGCTGAGGCACCGGCGGCTCTGCACGGCCGGCGGGATCAGCAAGGATGATTGTTGTGAAAGTCGCACGTCCGTGTACTCGCAGGACACATCTGGCCACACAGCCTCATGGAGCCCCCTACAGCCTTCCAACAACCGCCTGACAGTCTGA